From the Gasterosteus aculeatus chromosome 13, fGasAcu3.hap1.1, whole genome shotgun sequence genome, one window contains:
- the LOC120831254 gene encoding uncharacterized protein LOC120831254 isoform X1 yields MSCVTSLGAHAFMTTYLLFVMGCVAQKVYFDCGARVDVVDVQGLILSPGFPYNYSSGTHCVWQFFVPVDYQLVLEIFDFDVFEKHDLAQYSAFSNFAKEEPDQEGTFTPGSLEVAEEPMLQRVRAVAKTKQSSQNGRVNQVVVQERSTKMEVAKVSNSAKRSAETSGGLSSPSPPSPLLLPGAVSPEDKTVNSVSSSHLRADLIPGSNPITVQEATVASPHSTDTPAASPGTLHSELDACPHDVLYISDLITFSSRFCGSNRPPNSQLVFGSSREMVEVIMELITTTHWGRGFALLFHYHNLTEPGGDRRASAATASKVDSFLAAVSGAAFFAMILTSALCIIFRPNLCPKRASSCASSTSEVPEGVQNTAAEVSELQLMAENQSNLEGTTEHDNNNDSPPHTVSAGGDISQSAEVDLSCSGLTELDLGADEVFIVSSATSPSRLPFSPHTQRERFLRHSDTGPSSAGDWPSPDSATSPAGARSPKDGGGGCARPRAWSVRTFQDFLPPLPQLHKKWCSWNSNSPFTKLVDSVPSSLVADCGGEDRRRVLSDVHLDTKGDKSGNSDSSISNASYPLSQPAQRQRRLNSTSNLRRSRFTGPCFGLLTGATEPTKAPGAPHAEAAPSEPGSVPPPSSQSQIEGGQAGKRRDFPSESDHISVPVFAICEEEDRQPLVPAEQLDQAPASNGSLKGKREGAEPGGGQTSFSPQRQRARPERRPWGSQASAPSLPTLSPP; encoded by the exons ATGAGTTGTGTTACGTCGCTCGGGGCCCATGCTTTCATGACAACATACCTGCTCTTCGTGATGGGATGCGTTGCACAGAAA GTATACTTTGACTGTGGTGCCAGGGTGGATGTGGTGGACGTCCAAGGCCTCATTCTGTCCCCCGGCTTCCCCTACAACTACTCATCTGGGACACACTGTGTTTGGCAGTTCTTTGTGCCTGTCGATTACCAGCTTGTTCTGGAGATATTTGACTTTgatgtgtttgaaaaacatgACCTTGCCCAGTACTCCGCTTTCTCCAATTTTGCAAAGGAAGAGCCAGACCAAGAGGGGACTTTCACTCCTGGCAGCTTAGAGGTAGCAGAAGAGCCCATGCTGCAGCGCGTACGGGCTGTTGCAAAGACTAAGCAGTCCTCCCAAAATGGCCGGGTCAACCAAGTGGTGGTCCAAGAACGGTCCACAAAGATGGAGGTCGCCAAAGTCTCAAATTCTGCCAAAAGATCAGCGGAGACCTCCGGTGGCCTTTCTTCgccatctcccccctctccccttctcctacCCGGTGCTGTGTCTCCAGAAGACAAGACCGTCAACTCCGTCTCCTCGTCTCACCTCAGGGCAGACCTCATTCCCGGCTCTAACCCGATCACAGTGCAAGAGGCCACCGTCGCCTCGCCGCACTCCACCGACACTCCAGCCGCGAGCCCAGGCACCCTGCACTCGGAGCTCGACGCCTGCCCCCACGACGTCCTCTACATCTCGGACCtcatcaccttctcctccaggtTCTGTGGGTCCAACCGGCCTCCCAACAGCCAGCTGGTTTTCGGCTCCAGCCGGGAGATGGTGGAGGTCATCATGGAGCTCATCACCACCACTCACTGGGGCCGCGGCTTCGCCCTTCTCTTCCACTACCACAACCTGACCGAGCCTGGGGGGGACCGCCGTGCCTCTGCTGCCACAGCCAGCAAGGTGGACTCTTTCCTGGCTGCCGTGAGCGGAGCGGCCTTCTTCGCGATGATCCTTACGAGTGCCCTCTGCATCATATTCAG ACCCAACCTGTGTCCAAAGAGAGCAAGCTCCTGTGCATCCAGCACCTCTGAG GTGCCGGAGGGAGTCCAGAACACGGCGGCTGAGGTCAGCGAGCTGCAGCTGATGGCTGAGAATCAGAGCAACCTGGAAGGAACCACGGAGcatgacaacaacaacgacagccCGCCACACACAG TCAGTGCAGGCGGTGACATTTCCCAAAGTGCAGAGGTGGACCTTTCCTGCAGCGGGTTGACTGAACTCGACCTTGGTGCAGATGAGGTTTTTATTGTATCTTCAGCCACCAGCCCAAGCAGGCTGCCCTTCTCGCCTCACACG CAGAGGGAGCGGTTTCTCCGTCACAGCGACACCGGCCCCAGCTCTGCGGGCGATTGGCCCTCGCCAGACTCTGCCACCTCGCCCGCTGGCGCCAGGTCTCCCaaggacggcggcggcggctgtgcCAGGCCCAGAGCGTGGAGCGTGCGCACCTTCCAggacttcctccctcctctgccacAGCTGCACAAGAAGTGGTGCAGCTGGAACTCCAACAGTCCCTTCACCAAGCTGGTGGACAGC GTTCCGTCCAGTTTGGTGGCTGACTGCGGAGGGGAGGACAGAAGGAGAGTCCTCTCGGACGTTCACCTGGACACCAAGGGGGACAAGAGCGGCAACTCCGACTCGTCGATCAGCAATGCCTCCTACCCTCTTTCGCAGCCCGCCCAGAGGCAACGGCGCCTCAACTCCACCAGCAACCTGCGCCGCTCCCGCTTCACGGGGCCCTGCTTCGGCCTCCTCACCGGGGCCACGGAGCCCACTAAAGCCCCCGGGGCTCCTCACGCCGAGGCCGCCCCGTCAGAACCCGGCTCTGTCCCACCTCCCTCCAGCCAGAGTCAGATTGAGGGCGGCCAGGCGGGGAAGAGGCGCGACTTCCCGAGCGAGAGCGACCACATCAGCGTGCCCGTGTTTGCCATctgcgaggaggaggaccggCAGCCCCTCGTCCCGGCCGAGCAGCTGGACCAGGCGCCCGCGTCGAACGGATCGCTCAAGGGGAAACGCGAGGGGGCGGAGCCCGGCGGCGGACAGACTAGCTTCAGCCCACAGAGGCAGCGGGCCAGACCGGAGCGGAGGCCGTGGGGGAGCCAGGCGTCGGCCCCCTCTCTTCCGACACTCTCGCCGCCATGA
- the LOC120831254 gene encoding uncharacterized protein LOC120831254 isoform X3, producing the protein MSDGSALPILQVYFDCGARVDVVDVQGLILSPGFPYNYSSGTHCVWQFFVPVDYQLVLEIFDFDVFEKHDLAQYSAFSNFAKEEPDQEGTFTPGSLEVAEEPMLQRVRAVAKTKQSSQNGRVNQVVVQERSTKMEVAKVSNSAKRSAETSGGLSSPSPPSPLLLPGAVSPEDKTVNSVSSSHLRADLIPGSNPITVQEATVASPHSTDTPAASPGTLHSELDACPHDVLYISDLITFSSRFCGSNRPPNSQLVFGSSREMVEVIMELITTTHWGRGFALLFHYHNLTEPGGDRRASAATASKVDSFLAAVSGAAFFAMILTSALCIIFRPNLCPKRASSCASSTSEVPEGVQNTAAEVSELQLMAENQSNLEGTTEHDNNNDSPPHTVSAGGDISQSAEVDLSCSGLTELDLGADEVFIVSSATSPSRLPFSPHTQRERFLRHSDTGPSSAGDWPSPDSATSPAGARSPKDGGGGCARPRAWSVRTFQDFLPPLPQLHKKWCSWNSNSPFTKLVDSVPSSLVADCGGEDRRRVLSDVHLDTKGDKSGNSDSSISNASYPLSQPAQRQRRLNSTSNLRRSRFTGPCFGLLTGATEPTKAPGAPHAEAAPSEPGSVPPPSSQSQIEGGQAGKRRDFPSESDHISVPVFAICEEEDRQPLVPAEQLDQAPASNGSLKGKREGAEPGGGQTSFSPQRQRARPERRPWGSQASAPSLPTLSPP; encoded by the exons ATGAGCGATGGAAGCGCGCTCCCGATACTTCAG GTATACTTTGACTGTGGTGCCAGGGTGGATGTGGTGGACGTCCAAGGCCTCATTCTGTCCCCCGGCTTCCCCTACAACTACTCATCTGGGACACACTGTGTTTGGCAGTTCTTTGTGCCTGTCGATTACCAGCTTGTTCTGGAGATATTTGACTTTgatgtgtttgaaaaacatgACCTTGCCCAGTACTCCGCTTTCTCCAATTTTGCAAAGGAAGAGCCAGACCAAGAGGGGACTTTCACTCCTGGCAGCTTAGAGGTAGCAGAAGAGCCCATGCTGCAGCGCGTACGGGCTGTTGCAAAGACTAAGCAGTCCTCCCAAAATGGCCGGGTCAACCAAGTGGTGGTCCAAGAACGGTCCACAAAGATGGAGGTCGCCAAAGTCTCAAATTCTGCCAAAAGATCAGCGGAGACCTCCGGTGGCCTTTCTTCgccatctcccccctctccccttctcctacCCGGTGCTGTGTCTCCAGAAGACAAGACCGTCAACTCCGTCTCCTCGTCTCACCTCAGGGCAGACCTCATTCCCGGCTCTAACCCGATCACAGTGCAAGAGGCCACCGTCGCCTCGCCGCACTCCACCGACACTCCAGCCGCGAGCCCAGGCACCCTGCACTCGGAGCTCGACGCCTGCCCCCACGACGTCCTCTACATCTCGGACCtcatcaccttctcctccaggtTCTGTGGGTCCAACCGGCCTCCCAACAGCCAGCTGGTTTTCGGCTCCAGCCGGGAGATGGTGGAGGTCATCATGGAGCTCATCACCACCACTCACTGGGGCCGCGGCTTCGCCCTTCTCTTCCACTACCACAACCTGACCGAGCCTGGGGGGGACCGCCGTGCCTCTGCTGCCACAGCCAGCAAGGTGGACTCTTTCCTGGCTGCCGTGAGCGGAGCGGCCTTCTTCGCGATGATCCTTACGAGTGCCCTCTGCATCATATTCAG ACCCAACCTGTGTCCAAAGAGAGCAAGCTCCTGTGCATCCAGCACCTCTGAG GTGCCGGAGGGAGTCCAGAACACGGCGGCTGAGGTCAGCGAGCTGCAGCTGATGGCTGAGAATCAGAGCAACCTGGAAGGAACCACGGAGcatgacaacaacaacgacagccCGCCACACACAG TCAGTGCAGGCGGTGACATTTCCCAAAGTGCAGAGGTGGACCTTTCCTGCAGCGGGTTGACTGAACTCGACCTTGGTGCAGATGAGGTTTTTATTGTATCTTCAGCCACCAGCCCAAGCAGGCTGCCCTTCTCGCCTCACACG CAGAGGGAGCGGTTTCTCCGTCACAGCGACACCGGCCCCAGCTCTGCGGGCGATTGGCCCTCGCCAGACTCTGCCACCTCGCCCGCTGGCGCCAGGTCTCCCaaggacggcggcggcggctgtgcCAGGCCCAGAGCGTGGAGCGTGCGCACCTTCCAggacttcctccctcctctgccacAGCTGCACAAGAAGTGGTGCAGCTGGAACTCCAACAGTCCCTTCACCAAGCTGGTGGACAGC GTTCCGTCCAGTTTGGTGGCTGACTGCGGAGGGGAGGACAGAAGGAGAGTCCTCTCGGACGTTCACCTGGACACCAAGGGGGACAAGAGCGGCAACTCCGACTCGTCGATCAGCAATGCCTCCTACCCTCTTTCGCAGCCCGCCCAGAGGCAACGGCGCCTCAACTCCACCAGCAACCTGCGCCGCTCCCGCTTCACGGGGCCCTGCTTCGGCCTCCTCACCGGGGCCACGGAGCCCACTAAAGCCCCCGGGGCTCCTCACGCCGAGGCCGCCCCGTCAGAACCCGGCTCTGTCCCACCTCCCTCCAGCCAGAGTCAGATTGAGGGCGGCCAGGCGGGGAAGAGGCGCGACTTCCCGAGCGAGAGCGACCACATCAGCGTGCCCGTGTTTGCCATctgcgaggaggaggaccggCAGCCCCTCGTCCCGGCCGAGCAGCTGGACCAGGCGCCCGCGTCGAACGGATCGCTCAAGGGGAAACGCGAGGGGGCGGAGCCCGGCGGCGGACAGACTAGCTTCAGCCCACAGAGGCAGCGGGCCAGACCGGAGCGGAGGCCGTGGGGGAGCCAGGCGTCGGCCCCCTCTCTTCCGACACTCTCGCCGCCATGA
- the LOC120831254 gene encoding uncharacterized protein LOC120831254 isoform X5: MLQRVRAVAKTKQSSQNGRVNQVVVQERSTKMEVAKVSNSAKRSAETSGGLSSPSPPSPLLLPGAVSPEDKTVNSVSSSHLRADLIPGSNPITVQEATVASPHSTDTPAASPGTLHSELDACPHDVLYISDLITFSSRFCGSNRPPNSQLVFGSSREMVEVIMELITTTHWGRGFALLFHYHNLTEPGGDRRASAATASKVDSFLAAVSGAAFFAMILTSALCIIFRPNLCPKRASSCASSTSEVPEGVQNTAAEVSELQLMAENQSNLEGTTEHDNNNDSPPHTVSAGGDISQSAEVDLSCSGLTELDLGADEVFIVSSATSPSRLPFSPHTQRERFLRHSDTGPSSAGDWPSPDSATSPAGARSPKDGGGGCARPRAWSVRTFQDFLPPLPQLHKKWCSWNSNSPFTKLVDSVPSSLVADCGGEDRRRVLSDVHLDTKGDKSGNSDSSISNASYPLSQPAQRQRRLNSTSNLRRSRFTGPCFGLLTGATEPTKAPGAPHAEAAPSEPGSVPPPSSQSQIEGGQAGKRRDFPSESDHISVPVFAICEEEDRQPLVPAEQLDQAPASNGSLKGKREGAEPGGGQTSFSPQRQRARPERRPWGSQASAPSLPTLSPP, from the exons ATGCTGCAGCGCGTACGGGCTGTTGCAAAGACTAAGCAGTCCTCCCAAAATGGCCGGGTCAACCAAGTGGTGGTCCAAGAACGGTCCACAAAGATGGAGGTCGCCAAAGTCTCAAATTCTGCCAAAAGATCAGCGGAGACCTCCGGTGGCCTTTCTTCgccatctcccccctctccccttctcctacCCGGTGCTGTGTCTCCAGAAGACAAGACCGTCAACTCCGTCTCCTCGTCTCACCTCAGGGCAGACCTCATTCCCGGCTCTAACCCGATCACAGTGCAAGAGGCCACCGTCGCCTCGCCGCACTCCACCGACACTCCAGCCGCGAGCCCAGGCACCCTGCACTCGGAGCTCGACGCCTGCCCCCACGACGTCCTCTACATCTCGGACCtcatcaccttctcctccaggtTCTGTGGGTCCAACCGGCCTCCCAACAGCCAGCTGGTTTTCGGCTCCAGCCGGGAGATGGTGGAGGTCATCATGGAGCTCATCACCACCACTCACTGGGGCCGCGGCTTCGCCCTTCTCTTCCACTACCACAACCTGACCGAGCCTGGGGGGGACCGCCGTGCCTCTGCTGCCACAGCCAGCAAGGTGGACTCTTTCCTGGCTGCCGTGAGCGGAGCGGCCTTCTTCGCGATGATCCTTACGAGTGCCCTCTGCATCATATTCAG ACCCAACCTGTGTCCAAAGAGAGCAAGCTCCTGTGCATCCAGCACCTCTGAG GTGCCGGAGGGAGTCCAGAACACGGCGGCTGAGGTCAGCGAGCTGCAGCTGATGGCTGAGAATCAGAGCAACCTGGAAGGAACCACGGAGcatgacaacaacaacgacagccCGCCACACACAG TCAGTGCAGGCGGTGACATTTCCCAAAGTGCAGAGGTGGACCTTTCCTGCAGCGGGTTGACTGAACTCGACCTTGGTGCAGATGAGGTTTTTATTGTATCTTCAGCCACCAGCCCAAGCAGGCTGCCCTTCTCGCCTCACACG CAGAGGGAGCGGTTTCTCCGTCACAGCGACACCGGCCCCAGCTCTGCGGGCGATTGGCCCTCGCCAGACTCTGCCACCTCGCCCGCTGGCGCCAGGTCTCCCaaggacggcggcggcggctgtgcCAGGCCCAGAGCGTGGAGCGTGCGCACCTTCCAggacttcctccctcctctgccacAGCTGCACAAGAAGTGGTGCAGCTGGAACTCCAACAGTCCCTTCACCAAGCTGGTGGACAGC GTTCCGTCCAGTTTGGTGGCTGACTGCGGAGGGGAGGACAGAAGGAGAGTCCTCTCGGACGTTCACCTGGACACCAAGGGGGACAAGAGCGGCAACTCCGACTCGTCGATCAGCAATGCCTCCTACCCTCTTTCGCAGCCCGCCCAGAGGCAACGGCGCCTCAACTCCACCAGCAACCTGCGCCGCTCCCGCTTCACGGGGCCCTGCTTCGGCCTCCTCACCGGGGCCACGGAGCCCACTAAAGCCCCCGGGGCTCCTCACGCCGAGGCCGCCCCGTCAGAACCCGGCTCTGTCCCACCTCCCTCCAGCCAGAGTCAGATTGAGGGCGGCCAGGCGGGGAAGAGGCGCGACTTCCCGAGCGAGAGCGACCACATCAGCGTGCCCGTGTTTGCCATctgcgaggaggaggaccggCAGCCCCTCGTCCCGGCCGAGCAGCTGGACCAGGCGCCCGCGTCGAACGGATCGCTCAAGGGGAAACGCGAGGGGGCGGAGCCCGGCGGCGGACAGACTAGCTTCAGCCCACAGAGGCAGCGGGCCAGACCGGAGCGGAGGCCGTGGGGGAGCCAGGCGTCGGCCCCCTCTCTTCCGACACTCTCGCCGCCATGA
- the LOC120831254 gene encoding uncharacterized protein LOC120831254 isoform X2 yields the protein MSCVTSLGAHAFMTTYLLFVMGCVAQKVYFDCGARVDVVDVQGLILSPGFPYNYSSGTHCVWQFFVPVDYQLVLEIFDFDVFEKHDLAQYSAFSNFAKEEPDQEGTFTPGSLEVAEEPMLQRVRAVAKTKQSSQNGRVNQVVVQERSTKMEVAKVSNSAKRSAETSGGLSSPSPPSPLLLPGAVSPEDKTVNSVSSSHLRADLIPGSNPITVQEATVASPHSTDTPAASPGTLHSELDACPHDVLYISDLITFSSRFCGSNRPPNSQLVFGSSREMVEVIMELITTTHWGRGFALLFHYHNLTEPGGDRRASAATASKVDSFLAAVSGAAFFAMILTSALCIIFRPNLCPKRASSCASSTSEVPEGVQNTAAEVSELQLMAENQSNLEGTTEHDNNNDSPPHTVSAGGDISQSAEVDLSCSGLTELDLGADEVFIVSSATSPSRLPFSPHTRERFLRHSDTGPSSAGDWPSPDSATSPAGARSPKDGGGGCARPRAWSVRTFQDFLPPLPQLHKKWCSWNSNSPFTKLVDSVPSSLVADCGGEDRRRVLSDVHLDTKGDKSGNSDSSISNASYPLSQPAQRQRRLNSTSNLRRSRFTGPCFGLLTGATEPTKAPGAPHAEAAPSEPGSVPPPSSQSQIEGGQAGKRRDFPSESDHISVPVFAICEEEDRQPLVPAEQLDQAPASNGSLKGKREGAEPGGGQTSFSPQRQRARPERRPWGSQASAPSLPTLSPP from the exons ATGAGTTGTGTTACGTCGCTCGGGGCCCATGCTTTCATGACAACATACCTGCTCTTCGTGATGGGATGCGTTGCACAGAAA GTATACTTTGACTGTGGTGCCAGGGTGGATGTGGTGGACGTCCAAGGCCTCATTCTGTCCCCCGGCTTCCCCTACAACTACTCATCTGGGACACACTGTGTTTGGCAGTTCTTTGTGCCTGTCGATTACCAGCTTGTTCTGGAGATATTTGACTTTgatgtgtttgaaaaacatgACCTTGCCCAGTACTCCGCTTTCTCCAATTTTGCAAAGGAAGAGCCAGACCAAGAGGGGACTTTCACTCCTGGCAGCTTAGAGGTAGCAGAAGAGCCCATGCTGCAGCGCGTACGGGCTGTTGCAAAGACTAAGCAGTCCTCCCAAAATGGCCGGGTCAACCAAGTGGTGGTCCAAGAACGGTCCACAAAGATGGAGGTCGCCAAAGTCTCAAATTCTGCCAAAAGATCAGCGGAGACCTCCGGTGGCCTTTCTTCgccatctcccccctctccccttctcctacCCGGTGCTGTGTCTCCAGAAGACAAGACCGTCAACTCCGTCTCCTCGTCTCACCTCAGGGCAGACCTCATTCCCGGCTCTAACCCGATCACAGTGCAAGAGGCCACCGTCGCCTCGCCGCACTCCACCGACACTCCAGCCGCGAGCCCAGGCACCCTGCACTCGGAGCTCGACGCCTGCCCCCACGACGTCCTCTACATCTCGGACCtcatcaccttctcctccaggtTCTGTGGGTCCAACCGGCCTCCCAACAGCCAGCTGGTTTTCGGCTCCAGCCGGGAGATGGTGGAGGTCATCATGGAGCTCATCACCACCACTCACTGGGGCCGCGGCTTCGCCCTTCTCTTCCACTACCACAACCTGACCGAGCCTGGGGGGGACCGCCGTGCCTCTGCTGCCACAGCCAGCAAGGTGGACTCTTTCCTGGCTGCCGTGAGCGGAGCGGCCTTCTTCGCGATGATCCTTACGAGTGCCCTCTGCATCATATTCAG ACCCAACCTGTGTCCAAAGAGAGCAAGCTCCTGTGCATCCAGCACCTCTGAG GTGCCGGAGGGAGTCCAGAACACGGCGGCTGAGGTCAGCGAGCTGCAGCTGATGGCTGAGAATCAGAGCAACCTGGAAGGAACCACGGAGcatgacaacaacaacgacagccCGCCACACACAG TCAGTGCAGGCGGTGACATTTCCCAAAGTGCAGAGGTGGACCTTTCCTGCAGCGGGTTGACTGAACTCGACCTTGGTGCAGATGAGGTTTTTATTGTATCTTCAGCCACCAGCCCAAGCAGGCTGCCCTTCTCGCCTCACACG AGGGAGCGGTTTCTCCGTCACAGCGACACCGGCCCCAGCTCTGCGGGCGATTGGCCCTCGCCAGACTCTGCCACCTCGCCCGCTGGCGCCAGGTCTCCCaaggacggcggcggcggctgtgcCAGGCCCAGAGCGTGGAGCGTGCGCACCTTCCAggacttcctccctcctctgccacAGCTGCACAAGAAGTGGTGCAGCTGGAACTCCAACAGTCCCTTCACCAAGCTGGTGGACAGC GTTCCGTCCAGTTTGGTGGCTGACTGCGGAGGGGAGGACAGAAGGAGAGTCCTCTCGGACGTTCACCTGGACACCAAGGGGGACAAGAGCGGCAACTCCGACTCGTCGATCAGCAATGCCTCCTACCCTCTTTCGCAGCCCGCCCAGAGGCAACGGCGCCTCAACTCCACCAGCAACCTGCGCCGCTCCCGCTTCACGGGGCCCTGCTTCGGCCTCCTCACCGGGGCCACGGAGCCCACTAAAGCCCCCGGGGCTCCTCACGCCGAGGCCGCCCCGTCAGAACCCGGCTCTGTCCCACCTCCCTCCAGCCAGAGTCAGATTGAGGGCGGCCAGGCGGGGAAGAGGCGCGACTTCCCGAGCGAGAGCGACCACATCAGCGTGCCCGTGTTTGCCATctgcgaggaggaggaccggCAGCCCCTCGTCCCGGCCGAGCAGCTGGACCAGGCGCCCGCGTCGAACGGATCGCTCAAGGGGAAACGCGAGGGGGCGGAGCCCGGCGGCGGACAGACTAGCTTCAGCCCACAGAGGCAGCGGGCCAGACCGGAGCGGAGGCCGTGGGGGAGCCAGGCGTCGGCCCCCTCTCTTCCGACACTCTCGCCGCCATGA
- the LOC120831254 gene encoding uncharacterized protein LOC120831254 isoform X4, with product MSDGSALPILQVYFDCGARVDVVDVQGLILSPGFPYNYSSGTHCVWQFFVPVDYQLVLEIFDFDVFEKHDLAQYSAFSNFAKEEPDQEGTFTPGSLEVAEEPMLQRVRAVAKTKQSSQNGRVNQVVVQERSTKMEVAKVSNSAKRSAETSGGLSSPSPPSPLLLPGAVSPEDKTVNSVSSSHLRADLIPGSNPITVQEATVASPHSTDTPAASPGTLHSELDACPHDVLYISDLITFSSRFCGSNRPPNSQLVFGSSREMVEVIMELITTTHWGRGFALLFHYHNLTEPGGDRRASAATASKVDSFLAAVSGAAFFAMILTSALCIIFRPNLCPKRASSCASSTSEVPEGVQNTAAEVSELQLMAENQSNLEGTTEHDNNNDSPPHTVSAGGDISQSAEVDLSCSGLTELDLGADEVFIVSSATSPSRLPFSPHTRERFLRHSDTGPSSAGDWPSPDSATSPAGARSPKDGGGGCARPRAWSVRTFQDFLPPLPQLHKKWCSWNSNSPFTKLVDSVPSSLVADCGGEDRRRVLSDVHLDTKGDKSGNSDSSISNASYPLSQPAQRQRRLNSTSNLRRSRFTGPCFGLLTGATEPTKAPGAPHAEAAPSEPGSVPPPSSQSQIEGGQAGKRRDFPSESDHISVPVFAICEEEDRQPLVPAEQLDQAPASNGSLKGKREGAEPGGGQTSFSPQRQRARPERRPWGSQASAPSLPTLSPP from the exons ATGAGCGATGGAAGCGCGCTCCCGATACTTCAG GTATACTTTGACTGTGGTGCCAGGGTGGATGTGGTGGACGTCCAAGGCCTCATTCTGTCCCCCGGCTTCCCCTACAACTACTCATCTGGGACACACTGTGTTTGGCAGTTCTTTGTGCCTGTCGATTACCAGCTTGTTCTGGAGATATTTGACTTTgatgtgtttgaaaaacatgACCTTGCCCAGTACTCCGCTTTCTCCAATTTTGCAAAGGAAGAGCCAGACCAAGAGGGGACTTTCACTCCTGGCAGCTTAGAGGTAGCAGAAGAGCCCATGCTGCAGCGCGTACGGGCTGTTGCAAAGACTAAGCAGTCCTCCCAAAATGGCCGGGTCAACCAAGTGGTGGTCCAAGAACGGTCCACAAAGATGGAGGTCGCCAAAGTCTCAAATTCTGCCAAAAGATCAGCGGAGACCTCCGGTGGCCTTTCTTCgccatctcccccctctccccttctcctacCCGGTGCTGTGTCTCCAGAAGACAAGACCGTCAACTCCGTCTCCTCGTCTCACCTCAGGGCAGACCTCATTCCCGGCTCTAACCCGATCACAGTGCAAGAGGCCACCGTCGCCTCGCCGCACTCCACCGACACTCCAGCCGCGAGCCCAGGCACCCTGCACTCGGAGCTCGACGCCTGCCCCCACGACGTCCTCTACATCTCGGACCtcatcaccttctcctccaggtTCTGTGGGTCCAACCGGCCTCCCAACAGCCAGCTGGTTTTCGGCTCCAGCCGGGAGATGGTGGAGGTCATCATGGAGCTCATCACCACCACTCACTGGGGCCGCGGCTTCGCCCTTCTCTTCCACTACCACAACCTGACCGAGCCTGGGGGGGACCGCCGTGCCTCTGCTGCCACAGCCAGCAAGGTGGACTCTTTCCTGGCTGCCGTGAGCGGAGCGGCCTTCTTCGCGATGATCCTTACGAGTGCCCTCTGCATCATATTCAG ACCCAACCTGTGTCCAAAGAGAGCAAGCTCCTGTGCATCCAGCACCTCTGAG GTGCCGGAGGGAGTCCAGAACACGGCGGCTGAGGTCAGCGAGCTGCAGCTGATGGCTGAGAATCAGAGCAACCTGGAAGGAACCACGGAGcatgacaacaacaacgacagccCGCCACACACAG TCAGTGCAGGCGGTGACATTTCCCAAAGTGCAGAGGTGGACCTTTCCTGCAGCGGGTTGACTGAACTCGACCTTGGTGCAGATGAGGTTTTTATTGTATCTTCAGCCACCAGCCCAAGCAGGCTGCCCTTCTCGCCTCACACG AGGGAGCGGTTTCTCCGTCACAGCGACACCGGCCCCAGCTCTGCGGGCGATTGGCCCTCGCCAGACTCTGCCACCTCGCCCGCTGGCGCCAGGTCTCCCaaggacggcggcggcggctgtgcCAGGCCCAGAGCGTGGAGCGTGCGCACCTTCCAggacttcctccctcctctgccacAGCTGCACAAGAAGTGGTGCAGCTGGAACTCCAACAGTCCCTTCACCAAGCTGGTGGACAGC GTTCCGTCCAGTTTGGTGGCTGACTGCGGAGGGGAGGACAGAAGGAGAGTCCTCTCGGACGTTCACCTGGACACCAAGGGGGACAAGAGCGGCAACTCCGACTCGTCGATCAGCAATGCCTCCTACCCTCTTTCGCAGCCCGCCCAGAGGCAACGGCGCCTCAACTCCACCAGCAACCTGCGCCGCTCCCGCTTCACGGGGCCCTGCTTCGGCCTCCTCACCGGGGCCACGGAGCCCACTAAAGCCCCCGGGGCTCCTCACGCCGAGGCCGCCCCGTCAGAACCCGGCTCTGTCCCACCTCCCTCCAGCCAGAGTCAGATTGAGGGCGGCCAGGCGGGGAAGAGGCGCGACTTCCCGAGCGAGAGCGACCACATCAGCGTGCCCGTGTTTGCCATctgcgaggaggaggaccggCAGCCCCTCGTCCCGGCCGAGCAGCTGGACCAGGCGCCCGCGTCGAACGGATCGCTCAAGGGGAAACGCGAGGGGGCGGAGCCCGGCGGCGGACAGACTAGCTTCAGCCCACAGAGGCAGCGGGCCAGACCGGAGCGGAGGCCGTGGGGGAGCCAGGCGTCGGCCCCCTCTCTTCCGACACTCTCGCCGCCATGA